Proteins encoded within one genomic window of Candidatus Brevundimonas colombiensis:
- a CDS encoding sensor histidine kinase — MAMALLPIFVLSLIQTQADFRRQAEDRQVDLQLAAERSASDAKAQLDSAQVLLRALSPDAAGPYCPARLTNLVGRLDGYEGLYRISPTGEATCASGRPAGLRSGVAPAANSQWFQRLRNGEDMVVMRAPDDAGYRAALIVATRAERPMGRFDGAMVAVIPLSALQPDLDDPALPSGSQAALTDGAGRILTASEAGVFHLSGGDDLAGWVSRARADGSAVFEARDAGGERRDYAGAALAGGDLYALLSAPSQGWLSWARLNPIGTLLLPLGAWLTAFAAVMLLSERIFIRWLDYLERVAAIYTRGRFSVRPLQAMNAPAEIRTMAKTLDEMAEAITVRDRELTDALAEKDALMREIHHRVKNNLQIISSLLSMQQRALTDAPAKAALGDTRQRISALALIYRTLYQSADIRHADAREFLNELVGQLIASEAGRGPVVISSVDADSLHVDPDKLAPLALWLVEAVTNAQKHAFALNGGELKVRFRVQGDTSVLEVEDDGPGAPAGAEVGVGRTLMSAFAKQLRGETEFVAAPGGGTIARMTFATPEALMPVDPADKSSVEKGTGAVGSR; from the coding sequence ATGGCCATGGCTCTGCTGCCGATCTTCGTCCTCAGCCTGATCCAGACCCAGGCGGATTTCCGTCGCCAGGCCGAGGATCGCCAGGTCGATCTGCAACTGGCGGCGGAACGCAGCGCTTCTGACGCCAAGGCCCAGCTGGACAGCGCTCAGGTCCTGCTGCGCGCCCTCAGCCCCGACGCCGCCGGCCCCTATTGCCCGGCGCGCCTGACCAACCTGGTCGGTCGGCTGGACGGCTATGAGGGGCTTTATCGCATCAGTCCGACCGGCGAGGCGACCTGCGCCTCCGGCCGACCCGCCGGCCTGCGATCCGGTGTGGCGCCGGCGGCGAACTCCCAATGGTTTCAGCGGCTGCGCAACGGCGAAGACATGGTGGTCATGCGCGCGCCGGACGACGCCGGCTATCGCGCCGCCCTGATCGTGGCGACACGGGCCGAGCGGCCGATGGGCCGTTTCGACGGGGCCATGGTGGCGGTGATCCCCCTGTCGGCGCTGCAACCCGATCTGGATGATCCCGCCCTGCCCTCCGGGTCCCAGGCGGCCCTGACCGACGGCGCCGGACGCATTCTGACGGCCAGCGAGGCCGGGGTCTTCCACCTGTCGGGCGGGGATGACCTGGCGGGCTGGGTGTCGCGGGCGCGGGCGGACGGGTCGGCGGTGTTCGAGGCGCGCGACGCGGGCGGCGAACGGCGCGACTACGCCGGCGCGGCCCTGGCCGGCGGCGACCTCTACGCCCTGCTGTCCGCGCCATCCCAGGGATGGCTGTCCTGGGCGCGGCTCAATCCGATCGGCACGCTTCTGCTGCCTCTGGGCGCCTGGCTGACCGCGTTCGCGGCGGTGATGCTGCTGTCCGAACGCATCTTCATCCGCTGGCTGGACTATCTGGAGCGGGTGGCGGCCATCTATACGCGCGGACGGTTTTCCGTGCGGCCGCTGCAGGCCATGAACGCGCCCGCCGAAATCCGCACCATGGCCAAGACCCTGGACGAGATGGCCGAAGCCATCACCGTGCGCGACCGGGAACTGACCGACGCCCTGGCCGAGAAGGACGCGCTGATGCGCGAAATCCATCACCGGGTGAAGAACAATCTTCAGATCATCTCGTCCCTGCTGTCGATGCAGCAACGGGCTCTGACCGACGCTCCCGCCAAGGCGGCGCTGGGCGACACCCGTCAGCGGATTTCGGCCCTGGCCCTGATCTATCGCACCCTCTACCAGAGCGCCGACATTCGTCACGCGGATGCGCGTGAGTTCCTGAATGAACTGGTTGGCCAGTTGATCGCCAGCGAAGCCGGGCGCGGCCCCGTGGTGATCAGTTCGGTGGACGCCGATTCCCTGCATGTCGACCCGGACAAGCTGGCGCCGCTGGCGCTGTGGCTGGTCGAGGCTGTGACCAACGCCCAGAAGCACGCGTTTGCGCTGAACGGCGGCGAGCTGAAAGTCCGCTTCCGTGTTCAGGGCGACACGTCGGTTCTCGAGGTCGAGGACGACGGCCCCGGCGCGCCGGCCGGCGCCGAGGTCGGGGTCGGACGCACCCTGATGAGCGCCTTCGCCAAACAGCTGCGCGGCGAGACCGAATTCGTGGCGGCGCCGGGCGGCGGAACCATCGCCCGCATGACCTTCGCCACGCCCGAGGCGTTGATGCCGGTCGACCCTGCCGACAAGTCGTCGGTCGAAAAAGGAACCGGAGCCGTGGGGTCGCGTTGA
- a CDS encoding helix-turn-helix transcriptional regulator produces MVNRRRNPFPRAAEPVDVFVGAQIAARRMALGLSQSALGDQVGVSFQQMQKYESGRNRISASRLHGLAVALGAPVQAFFPQRVEPSHDPDVALVHAVCATAEGRTLALSFARMESRAVRQAVTQLVEVLAKAA; encoded by the coding sequence ATGGTCAATCGTCGTCGAAATCCGTTTCCCCGCGCCGCCGAGCCGGTCGATGTCTTCGTCGGGGCCCAGATCGCGGCGCGGCGCATGGCGTTGGGGCTGTCCCAGTCGGCGCTTGGCGATCAGGTGGGCGTCAGCTTCCAGCAGATGCAGAAATACGAAAGCGGCCGTAACCGCATATCGGCGTCCCGCCTGCATGGATTGGCTGTCGCACTGGGCGCGCCGGTTCAGGCCTTCTTTCCCCAGCGGGTCGAACCGTCGCACGACCCGGACGTCGCCCTGGTGCACGCGGTTTGCGCCACGGCCGAAGGTCGGACGCTGGCGTTGAGTTTCGCGCGAATGGAAAGCCGGGCCGTGCGCCAGGCTGTCACGCAGCTAGTAGAGGTTCTGGCCAAGGCCGCCTAA
- a CDS encoding entericidin EcnA/B family protein has protein sequence MRKIFVLVAAAAALTTAACNTVEGVGRDTAAAGHAVTGAAQDAKN, from the coding sequence ATGCGCAAGATTTTCGTTCTGGTCGCCGCCGCCGCCGCCCTGACCACCGCCGCCTGCAACACTGTCGAAGGCGTGGGCCGTGACACCGCCGCCGCCGGCCACGCCGTCACCGGCGCCGCCCAGGACGCCAAGAACTGA
- a CDS encoding sigma-70 family RNA polymerase sigma factor: MSTSRLGAAPKPASADDEGFKRELVLLIPHLRAFARTLTGDPTAADDLAQDAMMKAWDARASYQMGTNMKAWTFMILRNQFYSEKRRSWRQSQLDQEAAERTLVAVDDPEAPVALDELRQALKTLPEEQREALILVGAGGFAYEEAAEICGCAVGTVKSRVSRARRALQATLERGGYSRDGQAAGEAMRTILGEADRLAGARS, from the coding sequence ATGAGCACCTCACGCCTGGGAGCGGCCCCCAAGCCGGCGTCCGCCGACGACGAAGGCTTCAAGCGCGAACTGGTCCTGCTGATCCCGCATCTGCGCGCCTTCGCCCGAACCCTGACCGGCGATCCCACCGCCGCCGACGATCTGGCGCAGGACGCCATGATGAAGGCCTGGGACGCCCGCGCCAGCTATCAGATGGGCACCAACATGAAGGCCTGGACCTTCATGATCCTGCGCAACCAATTCTATTCCGAAAAGCGACGGTCGTGGCGGCAGTCGCAACTGGACCAGGAAGCGGCTGAACGCACCCTGGTCGCCGTGGACGATCCCGAGGCGCCCGTCGCGCTGGACGAACTGCGTCAGGCGCTGAAGACCCTGCCGGAAGAGCAGCGCGAAGCCCTGATACTGGTCGGCGCCGGCGGGTTCGCCTACGAGGAAGCGGCCGAAATCTGCGGCTGCGCGGTCGGCACGGTCAAGAGCCGGGTCAGCCGCGCGCGCCGGGCCCTTCAGGCCACATTGGAACGCGGCGGTTACAGCCGCGACGGCCAAGCGGCCGGCGAGGCTATGCGCACCATTCTGGGCGAGGCCGACAGGCTGGCCGGCGCACGGAGCTGA
- a CDS encoding NAD-dependent succinate-semialdehyde dehydrogenase has translation MNQTARKAGLALLKQHALIAGEAVPANGAGVAVDDPATGEIIGHVPDLGAAETERAIAAATESFADWSRRDPHKRAAFLRAWAALIDENTEGLGALMALENGKPFEEARGEVAYANSFLKWFAGQAERLIGETQDSPLGHLILTYREAVGPCALITPWNFPAAMLTRKLGPAFAAGCTAVVKPASQTPFTAIALAELAYQAGLPKGALSVVTGDAATIGKVLTDSPDIRKLSFTGSTGVGRKLAEQCAPTLKRVSMELGGAAPLIVFADSDLDLAVAETIKGKFRNAGQTCVCPNRVYVERSVAETYAEKLAAEVARIKVGAAFDDGVKVGPLIEDKAIDKVEKHVAAIKADGGRVLTGGSRHELGGRFFQPTVTLGGNDALFREEETFGPMIPVFAFDTEEEALEKANASDYGLASYLFTRDLDRAMRFSRRIEAGMCGVNTGLISTAVAPFGGVKQSGYGREGSIHGIEEYVDIKTVTLALK, from the coding sequence GTGAACCAGACCGCCCGTAAAGCCGGCCTCGCCCTGCTGAAACAGCACGCCCTGATCGCGGGCGAAGCCGTCCCCGCGAATGGCGCGGGCGTCGCCGTTGACGACCCGGCGACCGGCGAGATCATCGGCCATGTGCCCGATCTGGGCGCGGCCGAAACGGAGCGCGCCATTGCGGCGGCGACTGAAAGCTTCGCCGACTGGTCCCGGCGCGATCCGCACAAACGCGCGGCCTTCCTGCGGGCCTGGGCGGCGCTGATCGACGAGAACACCGAGGGGCTGGGCGCCCTGATGGCGCTGGAGAACGGCAAGCCTTTCGAGGAGGCCAGGGGCGAGGTCGCCTACGCCAACAGCTTTCTGAAATGGTTCGCCGGCCAGGCCGAGCGTCTGATCGGCGAGACCCAGGACAGCCCGCTGGGCCATCTGATCCTGACCTATCGCGAGGCGGTGGGGCCGTGCGCCCTGATCACGCCGTGGAACTTCCCCGCCGCCATGCTGACGCGGAAACTGGGTCCGGCCTTCGCGGCGGGCTGCACCGCCGTGGTCAAGCCCGCCAGCCAGACGCCGTTCACCGCCATCGCCCTGGCCGAGCTGGCCTATCAGGCGGGGCTGCCCAAGGGGGCGCTGTCCGTCGTCACCGGCGATGCGGCGACCATCGGCAAGGTGCTGACCGACAGTCCCGACATCCGCAAACTGAGCTTCACCGGTTCGACCGGCGTGGGCCGCAAGCTGGCCGAACAGTGCGCCCCGACGCTGAAGCGGGTGTCGATGGAACTGGGCGGCGCGGCGCCCCTGATCGTCTTCGCCGACTCCGATCTGGACCTGGCCGTAGCCGAAACCATCAAGGGCAAGTTCAGGAACGCGGGCCAGACCTGCGTCTGCCCCAACCGGGTCTATGTGGAGCGGTCGGTCGCCGAGACCTATGCCGAAAAACTGGCCGCCGAGGTGGCCAGGATCAAGGTCGGCGCCGCCTTCGACGACGGGGTCAAGGTCGGACCGCTGATCGAGGACAAGGCCATCGACAAGGTCGAGAAACACGTCGCGGCGATCAAGGCCGACGGCGGCCGGGTGCTGACCGGCGGATCGCGCCACGAGCTGGGCGGCCGCTTCTTCCAGCCCACCGTGACCTTGGGCGGCAACGACGCCCTGTTCCGCGAGGAAGAGACCTTCGGCCCGATGATCCCCGTCTTCGCGTTCGACACCGAAGAAGAGGCGCTGGAGAAGGCCAACGCCAGCGATTACGGCCTGGCCTCCTATCTGTTCACCCGCGATCTGGACCGCGCCATGCGGTTCAGCCGCCGGATCGAAGCGGGGATGTGCGGGGTCAACACCGGCCTGATCTCCACCGCCGTCGCCCCGTTCGGGGGCGTCAAACAGTCGGGCTATGGCCGCGAAGGCTCGATCCACGGCATCGAAGAATATGTGGACATCAAAACCGTGACCCTGGCGCTGAAATAG
- a CDS encoding NepR family anti-sigma factor produces MIDSIDSSRAPGADTKGEAGLEEARLRQQAIGVKLRHMFDEVVNEPVPDEFLEILKRADAKAAESPA; encoded by the coding sequence ATGATTGATTCTATCGACTCCTCGCGCGCCCCGGGCGCAGACACCAAAGGGGAGGCCGGCCTCGAAGAAGCGCGTCTTCGCCAACAGGCCATCGGCGTGAAGCTGCGGCATATGTTCGACGAGGTCGTCAACGAACCGGTCCCCGACGAGTTCCTGGAAATCCTGAAGCGCGCCGACGCCAAGGCTGCGGAAAGCCCCGCATGA
- a CDS encoding NifU family protein: protein MFIQTEPTPNPNVLKFLPGRDVSPAAALEYRTIDEATASPLAEALFEVEGVDGVFFGADYVSVTRQAQGPEWSEMKAPILGVVMDHFVSGQALTRGADGAADDHAEDDSEIVAEIKALLDSRIRPAVAQDGGDILFDSFDEATGVLNLRMRGACAGCPSSSATLKAGVEQMMRHYVPEVTRVEQTL from the coding sequence ATGTTCATCCAGACCGAACCCACGCCCAATCCGAATGTGCTGAAGTTCCTGCCCGGCCGCGACGTGTCGCCAGCCGCCGCCTTGGAGTATCGCACCATCGACGAGGCGACGGCCTCTCCTCTGGCCGAGGCCCTGTTCGAGGTCGAGGGCGTCGACGGCGTCTTCTTCGGCGCCGACTATGTGTCGGTGACGCGCCAGGCCCAGGGACCGGAGTGGTCGGAGATGAAGGCGCCGATTCTGGGCGTCGTCATGGATCATTTCGTCTCGGGTCAGGCGTTGACGCGCGGCGCGGACGGCGCCGCCGACGACCATGCCGAGGACGACAGCGAGATCGTCGCCGAGATCAAGGCCCTGCTGGACAGCCGCATCCGCCCGGCGGTGGCCCAGGACGGCGGGGATATCCTGTTCGATTCCTTCGACGAGGCGACCGGGGTGCTGAACCTTCGGATGCGCGGCGCCTGCGCCGGTTGCCCCTCCTCGTCCGCCACGCTGAAGGCCGGCGTCGAGCAGATGATGCGCCATTATGTGCCCGAAGTGACGCGGGTCGAGCAGACGTTGTAA
- the obgE gene encoding GTPase ObgE — translation MKFLDQAKIYIRSGNGGAGSVSFRREKFIPNGGPDGGDGGKGGDVWIEAVEGLNTLIDYRYQQHFKAQTGHHGQGRQMHGGKGEDVHLKVPVGTQVLDEDKETVLLDLDTPGKMELLLKGGNGGWGNVRFKGPTNQAPTYANPGQEGQERWIWLRLKLIADIGLAGLPNAGKSTFLSAASAAKPKIADYPFTTLAPNLGMVDLSPSERFVIADIPGLIEGASEGAGLGTRFLGHVERSASLIHLIDGTQDDVVEAYRIIRGELEAYGEGLADKAEILALNKIDALTPEAREEKAAELEAVAGRRPMLVSGVSGEGVPALLRAAWAEVKKTRGALAGESETDQISGWQP, via the coding sequence ATGAAGTTCCTCGACCAGGCCAAGATCTACATCCGCTCCGGCAACGGCGGCGCGGGCTCCGTGTCGTTCCGACGCGAGAAATTCATTCCCAACGGCGGCCCCGACGGCGGGGACGGAGGCAAGGGCGGCGATGTCTGGATCGAGGCGGTCGAGGGGCTGAACACCCTGATCGATTATCGCTATCAGCAGCATTTCAAGGCTCAGACCGGCCACCATGGCCAGGGTCGCCAGATGCACGGCGGCAAGGGCGAGGACGTGCATCTGAAGGTGCCGGTCGGCACCCAGGTTCTGGACGAGGACAAGGAAACGGTCCTGCTGGACCTCGATACCCCTGGCAAGATGGAGCTGCTGCTGAAGGGCGGCAACGGCGGCTGGGGCAATGTGCGGTTCAAGGGGCCGACCAACCAGGCGCCGACCTACGCCAATCCGGGGCAGGAGGGGCAGGAACGCTGGATCTGGCTGCGGCTGAAGCTGATCGCCGACATCGGTCTGGCGGGTCTGCCCAACGCGGGCAAGTCCACCTTCCTGTCGGCCGCCAGCGCCGCCAAGCCCAAGATCGCCGACTATCCGTTCACGACGCTGGCCCCGAACCTGGGCATGGTGGACCTGTCGCCGTCAGAGCGGTTCGTCATCGCCGACATCCCCGGCCTGATTGAGGGCGCCAGCGAAGGCGCCGGGCTGGGCACGCGCTTCCTGGGTCACGTCGAACGCTCGGCCAGCCTGATCCACCTGATCGACGGGACGCAGGATGACGTGGTCGAGGCCTATCGCATCATTCGCGGCGAGTTGGAGGCCTATGGCGAAGGTCTGGCGGACAAGGCGGAAATCCTGGCCCTGAACAAGATCGACGCCCTGACGCCGGAAGCGCGCGAGGAAAAGGCGGCCGAACTGGAGGCCGTCGCCGGTCGTCGCCCGATGCTGGTGTCGGGCGTATCGGGCGAAGGCGTGCCCGCCCTGCTGCGCGCCGCCTGGGCCGAGGTCAAGAAGACGCGCGGCGCCCTGGCCGGCGAGAGCGAGACGGACCAGATCAGCGGCTGGCAGCCCTGA
- a CDS encoding helix-turn-helix transcriptional regulator yields MSRFIPDPETLRLGEALAALRRDRGLSQAEAGARLNMTSQGWGLYEAGRRSGLFRPDVQRRLTGALGSTPEALALALSTAVAPSTDDTPTAVSSLSAVESRGRDFAGAPAQVRRLQILNDDLSPWADSGVVLEYALGVWPRRGQGCVIEAGGETRVRIYETGDTQTVTVRGAAPSDKPEVLPRQTIDRLSAVTARIEQQ; encoded by the coding sequence ATGTCGCGTTTCATTCCCGATCCCGAAACCCTGCGCCTGGGCGAGGCGCTGGCCGCCTTGCGACGCGACCGTGGCCTGTCGCAGGCCGAGGCCGGCGCGCGGCTGAACATGACCAGCCAGGGATGGGGCCTGTATGAAGCGGGCCGCCGCTCCGGCCTGTTTCGCCCCGACGTACAACGCCGCCTGACCGGTGCGCTGGGCTCCACGCCCGAGGCGCTGGCCCTGGCGCTGTCGACGGCGGTCGCGCCTTCGACCGACGATACGCCGACCGCCGTCTCGTCCTTATCCGCCGTCGAAAGCCGGGGCCGCGACTTCGCCGGCGCCCCGGCCCAGGTCCGTCGCCTGCAGATCCTGAATGATGATCTGTCCCCCTGGGCGGATTCGGGCGTGGTGCTGGAATATGCGCTCGGTGTCTGGCCGCGGCGGGGACAGGGCTGCGTGATCGAAGCGGGCGGCGAGACCCGCGTCCGCATCTATGAGACCGGCGACACGCAGACCGTCACCGTCCGCGGTGCGGCGCCTTCCGACAAGCCGGAGGTGCTGCCTCGCCAGACCATCGATCGCCTGTCGGCCGTGACGGCCCGCATCGAACAGCAATGA
- a CDS encoding AI-2E family transporter, with the protein MKTPVAVPSSTASRNALALIATVAAGAALYWLRDILTPLAMAIFLLIMIDGVKRSVEARTPLTSRWAGIAALTLVVLAFFVSIAIIVNGAAGFFGEASGVSQNIGPRIDQIIRDVYGLVRLANPPTAQDLINGVDVRGWLTSMAFQAQGIASGAFFVLVYLGFLLASQAGFRKKIVAMFPQKTQRDEAVAVFQRVRGGVEGYIWVQSVTGVMICVVAWILMRAVGLQNPEFWTFVIFIVGFIPVLGGAVAGLAPPLFALAQFESYWPAVILLVGLQVILFVVGNFIQPRMQGDNQNIDPVVVLLALAFCGKMWGVVGMFLSTPLAVMAMAILAEFRGSRWMAVLLSGDGEPYADETKTSATSKTPRRKPGIAPASDA; encoded by the coding sequence ATGAAAACGCCCGTCGCCGTGCCCTCCTCGACCGCATCCCGAAACGCCCTGGCCCTGATCGCCACCGTGGCCGCTGGGGCGGCGCTTTACTGGTTGCGGGACATACTGACGCCCCTGGCCATGGCCATCTTCCTGCTGATCATGATCGACGGGGTGAAGCGGTCGGTGGAGGCGCGCACGCCGCTGACCAGCCGCTGGGCGGGGATCGCGGCCCTGACCCTGGTGGTGCTGGCCTTCTTTGTGTCCATCGCGATCATCGTGAACGGGGCCGCCGGCTTCTTCGGCGAGGCGTCGGGGGTGTCCCAGAACATCGGCCCACGCATCGATCAGATCATTCGCGACGTCTATGGTCTGGTCAGGCTGGCCAATCCGCCCACGGCCCAGGACCTGATCAATGGCGTGGACGTGCGCGGCTGGCTGACGTCCATGGCCTTCCAGGCCCAGGGGATCGCGTCGGGCGCCTTCTTCGTCCTGGTCTATCTGGGTTTCCTGCTGGCCTCGCAGGCGGGGTTCAGGAAGAAGATCGTGGCCATGTTCCCGCAGAAGACCCAGCGCGACGAGGCCGTGGCGGTGTTCCAGCGCGTGCGCGGCGGTGTCGAGGGTTATATCTGGGTTCAGTCGGTGACCGGGGTGATGATCTGCGTGGTCGCCTGGATCCTGATGCGGGCGGTGGGGCTTCAGAATCCGGAGTTCTGGACCTTCGTCATCTTCATCGTTGGCTTCATCCCTGTGCTGGGCGGCGCGGTCGCTGGCCTGGCGCCGCCGCTGTTCGCCCTGGCGCAGTTCGAAAGCTATTGGCCGGCCGTCATCCTGCTGGTCGGGCTGCAGGTCATTCTGTTCGTAGTCGGCAACTTCATCCAGCCCCGGATGCAGGGCGACAACCAGAACATCGACCCGGTCGTGGTGCTGCTGGCCCTGGCCTTCTGCGGCAAGATGTGGGGCGTGGTCGGCATGTTCCTGTCCACGCCGTTGGCGGTCATGGCGATGGCCATCCTGGCCGAGTTCCGGGGATCGCGCTGGATGGCGGTCCTGCTGTCCGGCGACGGCGAACCCTATGCGGACGAGACGAAGACATCCGCGACGTCCAAAACGCCTCGGCGCAAGCCCGGGATCGCGCCTGCGTCAGACGCCTGA
- the tsaB gene encoding tRNA (adenosine(37)-N6)-threonylcarbamoyltransferase complex dimerization subunit type 1 TsaB, which translates to MRLLVIDTALGACTAAVFEDDHALALRFEPMTKGHQERIGGMVRDVMAEAGGGFDGLDRIGVTVGPGSFTGLRVGLAFAQGLGAALDRPVVGISALDGLAGSLTEDGSPVAALIDARRGQVYTKLFVDGVATGPDEALTLEEAAQRAAALGPGVRLVGNGAPVLTDAFPDLKYALIDDRAAPSPEALARLAATADPALNLPRPLYLRAPDATPPSRLPGQPRQPAASAAT; encoded by the coding sequence ATGAGACTTCTGGTTATCGATACGGCGCTCGGCGCCTGCACGGCGGCGGTGTTCGAGGATGACCATGCGCTGGCCCTGCGATTCGAGCCGATGACCAAGGGTCACCAGGAACGGATTGGCGGCATGGTGCGAGACGTAATGGCCGAGGCGGGGGGCGGTTTCGACGGGCTGGACCGGATCGGCGTCACCGTCGGCCCTGGTTCGTTCACGGGTCTGCGCGTAGGTCTAGCCTTCGCCCAGGGGCTGGGCGCCGCGCTGGACCGGCCGGTGGTCGGGATTTCGGCGCTGGACGGCCTGGCAGGTTCGCTGACCGAGGATGGATCGCCTGTCGCCGCCCTGATCGACGCGCGCCGGGGACAGGTTTACACTAAACTGTTTGTCGACGGCGTCGCCACCGGCCCGGACGAAGCCCTGACGCTGGAAGAGGCCGCACAGCGGGCCGCCGCGCTTGGCCCCGGTGTACGCTTAGTCGGCAATGGGGCGCCGGTTCTGACCGACGCCTTTCCTGATCTGAAATACGCCCTGATCGACGACCGTGCGGCCCCCTCGCCAGAGGCTCTGGCGCGGCTGGCGGCAACTGCCGATCCCGCGCTCAACCTGCCCAGACCGCTTTATCTGCGGGCGCCCGACGCCACTCCGCCCAGCCGTTTGCCGGGGCAGCCGCGTCAGCCCGCCGCCTCCGCCGCAACATGA
- a CDS encoding DUF853 family protein: protein MPDALPGLFLGQSDAAQPENLLFNRANRHGVVAGATGTGKTVTLQIMAQGFSDAGVPVFCADVKGDLSGISQIGTPSEKLVARATEMGLTLTPRAAPVVFWDLYGQKGHPIRTTVSEIGPVLMARMLNLNEVQEGVLTVVFHVADKEGLLLLDLDDLRSLLVYVGENADRIGREVGNVAPASIAAIQRSLLQVEQQGGDAFFGEPALKLEDMIRVGLDGRGQVNVLDSTRLMNSPRLYAAFLLWLLSELFEQLPEVGDPDKPRLVFFFDEAHLLFNDAPRALLEKVEQVVRLIRSKGVGVYFVTQNPADIPDSVLAQLGNRIQHALRAYTPSEQKGLKAASQSFRVNPAFDTAEAIQALGVGEALVSVLDEKGAPTIVARTKIRPPASRLGPATDAERAAIMAASPVRGLYDQVLNRESAAEILANRHSAADQAAVQAKAQAEAAKAAEVQARADEKAAQAQTQAQAKAEARAARAAATPARRSTRETPIEAMTKSVLRTAGSTLTRELMRGILGGLKKR from the coding sequence ATGCCCGACGCCCTGCCCGGCCTGTTCCTCGGCCAGTCCGACGCCGCCCAGCCCGAAAACCTGCTGTTCAACCGCGCCAACCGCCACGGCGTGGTGGCGGGCGCGACCGGCACAGGCAAGACGGTGACGTTGCAGATCATGGCCCAGGGCTTTTCCGACGCCGGGGTGCCGGTCTTCTGCGCCGACGTGAAAGGCGACCTGTCGGGCATTTCGCAGATCGGGACGCCCAGCGAGAAGCTGGTCGCGCGGGCGACCGAAATGGGCCTGACCCTGACGCCGCGCGCCGCGCCCGTCGTCTTTTGGGACCTGTACGGCCAGAAGGGTCATCCGATCCGCACCACGGTCTCGGAAATCGGGCCGGTGCTGATGGCGCGGATGCTGAACCTGAACGAGGTGCAGGAGGGTGTGCTGACCGTGGTCTTCCACGTCGCGGACAAGGAGGGCCTGCTGCTGCTGGATCTGGACGATCTGCGCAGCCTTCTGGTCTATGTGGGCGAGAACGCCGACCGGATCGGGCGCGAGGTCGGCAATGTGGCCCCCGCCTCCATCGCCGCCATCCAGCGTTCGTTGCTGCAGGTCGAGCAACAGGGCGGCGACGCCTTCTTCGGCGAGCCGGCCCTGAAGCTGGAGGACATGATCCGTGTCGGCCTGGACGGCCGGGGCCAGGTCAATGTGCTGGACTCGACGCGGCTGATGAACAGTCCGCGCCTGTATGCGGCCTTCCTGCTGTGGCTGCTGTCGGAACTGTTCGAACAGCTTCCCGAGGTCGGCGACCCGGACAAGCCGCGCCTGGTTTTCTTCTTCGACGAGGCCCACCTGCTGTTCAACGACGCCCCGCGCGCCCTGCTGGAAAAGGTCGAACAGGTCGTGCGCCTGATCCGCTCCAAGGGGGTCGGCGTCTATTTCGTCACCCAGAACCCGGCCGACATTCCCGACAGCGTCCTGGCCCAGTTGGGCAATCGCATCCAGCACGCGCTGCGCGCCTATACGCCGTCCGAGCAAAAGGGGTTGAAGGCGGCCTCGCAAAGCTTCCGCGTCAATCCCGCCTTCGATACGGCCGAGGCCATCCAGGCCCTGGGCGTCGGCGAGGCCCTGGTCTCGGTTCTGGACGAGAAGGGCGCCCCGACCATCGTGGCGCGCACCAAGATCCGTCCGCCCGCCTCGCGCCTGGGACCGGCGACCGACGCCGAGCGTGCGGCGATCATGGCCGCCAGCCCGGTGCGCGGTCTTTACGATCAGGTTCTGAACCGCGAATCCGCCGCCGAAATCCTGGCCAACCGCCACAGCGCGGCCGATCAGGCGGCAGTTCAGGCGAAGGCTCAGGCCGAGGCGGCCAAGGCCGCCGAGGTTCAGGCCAGGGCCGATGAGAAGGCGGCCCAGGCTCAGACCCAAGCTCAGGCCAAGGCCGAGGCGCGCGCCGCGCGCGCGGCGGCGACCCCGGCGCGCCGCTCCACTCGCGAAACGCCGATTGAAGCCATGACCAAATCTGTCCTTCGCACCGCCGGATCGACCCTGACCCGCGAACTGATGCGCGGCATCCTGGGCGGGTTGAAAAAGCGCTAG